The genomic region ACGCCGAAGAGGTCGCCCTGGACATCCCCACGGCGACGACCATCGCCTCCGCCGATCTCGAACTGGCTGCCTGGCTGCAGCAGCTGATCTCAACCGACAGCTTCCGCCCGTATGTGAACCCCGACCTTACCGGCGTCGAGCTCTGCGCCGCCGCAAAGAACGTCATCGCCCTTGCCGCCGGCATGAGCGATGGCCTCGGCTTTGGCGACAACACCAAGGCCAGCCTGATCACCCGCGGCCTGGCGGAGATGGCCAGGCTCGGCGACAGATTCGGCGCTGACCCACAGACTTTTTCCGGCCTGGCCGGGATGGGCGACCTGATCGCCACCTGCACCAGCCGCCACAGCCGCAACCGCATGGCCGGCGAACTCATAGCCTCCGGGAAGACGCCGGCAGAAGCCGAAGCGGAGATGGGGATGGTCGCAGAAGGGCTGACCAGCGCCGCCGCGGTCCGCGAACTGGCTCGGGCCAGCGGCGTCGAGATGCCGATCACCGAGCAGGTCTGCGCGGTCATCTACGAGGGGAAGGACGTGCGGCACGCCGTCGCCGAACTGATGGCCCGCGCCCCCCGCCCGGAATAACAGGGGAACCAGGGGGACACATTACTTAATTGCCAGTTAAGGGGACACATTACTTAATCCATGAATCCGGCTGCTGAACAGACTGTCCAGCCCGATCTTTCGGGCGCTCTTTTCCTCATCGACGGCAATAGCCTCGCTTACCGCGCTTTCTACGCTCTGCCCGAGACCATTGCCACCAGTGACGGCTTTCCGACCAATGCCCTCTA from Actinomycetota bacterium harbors:
- a CDS encoding NAD(P)-dependent glycerol-3-phosphate dehydrogenase — translated: MNGSIKASVVGGGSWGTAFARLLARAGAETELICRRPEQAEAINRSHRNPDYLRDIELPLSLAASSFENNKLRTADLAVIAIPSKVYRAVVAEVAATLNPEAAVLSLTKGLEPVSLKRLSEVLAEELPQPAASRIMVLSGPNHAEEVALDIPTATTIASADLELAAWLQQLISTDSFRPYVNPDLTGVELCAAAKNVIALAAGMSDGLGFGDNTKASLITRGLAEMARLGDRFGADPQTFSGLAGMGDLIATCTSRHSRNRMAGELIASGKTPAEAEAEMGMVAEGLTSAAAVRELARASGVEMPITEQVCAVIYEGKDVRHAVAELMARAPRPE